A region from the Vicia villosa cultivar HV-30 ecotype Madison, WI linkage group LG3, Vvil1.0, whole genome shotgun sequence genome encodes:
- the LOC131657555 gene encoding uncharacterized protein LOC131657555, translated as MEKQIEEEKKLGEGPQISRMEPVTEGAYGGGMYGTEKNQQEKQTKPPASDTQSADGPVEKNAMKPKHNPPPSSGDRDIDITGQSYIQ; from the coding sequence ATGGAGAAACAGATTGAGGAAGAGAAAAAACTGGGAGAAGGGCCTCAAATATCGAGGATGGAGCCAGTGACAGAAGGTGCCTATGGTGGTGGAATGTACGGTACAGAAAAAAATCAacaagaaaaacaaacaaaaccacCAGCAAGTGATACTCAAAGTGCTGATGGACCAGTTGAAAAGAATGCTATGAAACCCAAACACAATCCTCCTCCTTCATCTGGGGATCGTGATATAGATATCACTGGCCAATCCTATATTCAGTAA